From Panthera tigris isolate Pti1 chromosome B4, P.tigris_Pti1_mat1.1, whole genome shotgun sequence:
TTCCAACATCAACCAGACTCGTCTTGACTTCCACTTCTCCTCTGATAGAACTGCCAGTGCCATGGAGATCCAGCAGGCCAGCATCATGTTCTTTGTACAGCTCCCTCCCAATACCATCACCTTACCTTTGAAGCTGAGGATCCTTGTGCCAGGCTCACGTGACACCAACCTCACCTGGGCCACTCAGCAACTGCTGGAGGTGGATGCCAGTGGCTGGCACCGGCTCTTCTTGGGGCCTGAAGCTCAGGCTGCCTTCAGCCAAGGGCACTTGACCCTGGAGCTGGTACCTGAAGGCCAAGGAGCCCAGAGCTCGGTCATACTGGGTGGGGCTGCCCACAGACCTTTTGTGGCAGCCAAGGTGAAAGTTGGGGGCAAGCACCGGCTTCACCGGCGAGGCATCGACTGCCAGGGTGGGTCAAGGATGTGCTGCCGACGAGAGTTCTTTGTGGACTTCCGTGAGATTGGCTGGCACGACTGGATCATCCAGCCTGAGGGCTATGCGATGAACTTCTGCACAGGGCAGTGCCCACTGCATGTGGCAGGCATGCCTGGCATTGCTGCCTCCTTTCACACTGCGGTGCTCAATCTTCTCAAGGCCAACACAGCGGCGGGCACCGCCGGAGGGGGTTCATGCTGTGTGCCCACGGCCCGGCGCCCCCTATCTCTGCTCTACTATGACAGGGACAGCAACATTGTCAAGACTGACATACCTGACATGGTGGTAGAGGCCTGTGGGTGCAGTTAGTCCGTGTGTGGTATGGACAGCCCAAGGTGGGGTAGGCAAGCATGCCCTCCCGGAAGTACCCTTCCTTGAGAGGAAGAGATGGCCCCATTACTGTCTCTGTCCAGAAGGAGGGCTCCCTCTTCCTGAGCAACTGATGGAAATTATGCCAACTGTGACTTGAGGAGATCTTCATCCAAAGAGAGTCACTTTACCATCTTCATGACCACCAGTCTCTCTCCTCAAGCTTAGTCTATCCAGCAAGCCCCACAGGCTCAACTGCCACCCCAGGGACTCTGATCCACCTGCAGCCATTGGCAGTGACATCTAGTTCCTAGGCAGAGATACCCGTAGCCTACCCTTAATCCATCCCATAATCCACAATActtccccctcttcccacttGATGGCTGTCACTCCAGGATGAGCTGACCAAGCCCCTTCCCCGATTTTCTGGATTACCAGAGAGCCCCTTCCTTGGATTCACTGGGGATTAgatcactgttttccaaagtgaggTTTACTCTTCTCTGTATCTTGAGCCCCTTTCTTATTTGCCTTGCTGGTCTGCTAAGGCTCTCTTGGCACATCCTTATCCGTTCTTTTCCCTGTTCTATGACCTTAGGGGCTGACTCACCTGAGCTCCTTTGGCCTCTGGCTTCCTGCTGAATTTGACTAAGGGGAGACACAAGCAGGAGATCAAAGGATAGGAGGTGATAGAGGTCAGGGTATTTCTTACTCCTGTTTCCTCTTTCTAGTTGCCATGGATCTGTGTGACTGTAGCTGCGGCCTGTCCCTACAACTCCTGTCTGGCTCGCCACTGGCCCCAGCTCTGCCTAGGTTCTGATATCACTGCTTCTGCACTAGGGGCTTGCTAGTCCCGGGGAGCTTCAACATCACTCCTTGGTTCCCTTAACCCTGCCTCTGTAAATAAGTTCTTTATTAAGTCTCCTTCGTGATACAAACGCAGACAGCTGAATAGTTCTTTTGTCTCCTGCTGAGACCCTGGCTGACACCAAGGATGACACAGAGTTTGCCTGCCTTGTGCACTTCTACTCTTTCTCACACACAGGCTCCTCAGGGCTGAGCTGTTGTGTCTATCCCGTACTTCatgcctcttccttccccaggctGCCTCGTCTTCTTCCTtaggccccctcctccccccctcccagaaCCACCTTTGCTGGTCTCAGTGCCGATAAAGACTTAGGTTTTACctgctcttctcctctctctatcCTCACTCCGAGAGATGAGACAGATCACTGCTCAGTCAGCAATCAGGCTGACAACCTGTGAGCCCTTCTGTGGTGGGAGGCAGAGGCATGGCTCAGTGCTGGCTGCTCTCCCTCACTGAACCCAAGGGCTCCATCCAGGAGACGTGCTTGGAAGCTGGAACTGGCCAAGGGCCACTCGCATGGGACAGGGAGAATAAAAGGAAGGCACGGAATGAGGACAGGGAGGTATTTGCTCTGAGACGGGGTCCTCTCTAGACCTTTGCCCTTCTTTCCCCATCATCCCTTCCCTTTGGCTGGACAGCCCTGAACCATGGGGTCGATATTGTCTGCAGCCCAAGGCCGAGTTTGCGCAAAACCCATGTGTCCTTTGGGTAATGTGATGTCTGTGTTTGCTCAGCTTATAACCCCCTCCTCCCAGGGTCTGAGGTCCCTGGAATAGTAAGCCTAGAAGAGACAGCCTGAAAGGGACGTCCTTAGGGCCCTGCAAATCTGAGCCTTGGGGCTTCCTGAGCAACCCACGGAAGCTCTGCCACCTTTGCCTTGAGGAGATCTTCATCTAAGGACAACATCTAAGGAAGTCTTCTGTGCCTCTTTCCCCCCCCTTCCACAGTGTATCCCCTCCCTACAAGCCACTGTGATCTAACCTCTCTCCCTCCAACTATACCTTCAGTCTCCAGGGGCAAGACAAAGGTGAGATGAAGCAAGGCACTCACTTGGGGGGGCAAAATTGTAAGGGGATGCCAAGAAATTCATCAGTTAAGATAAATAATAtcttaatggaatatttttaaaacaccaaaatGAATGCCCCCAAACCCATGATGAACaacataacaaattttaaaataaacacggCATCAGTAttactctctttctttttggCTCTGCCttttgggaaaagggaaaagggtgGGTCTGTCTTCTTCCGATCCTTTTCTTCCGGAGCCTCTTGGCCCCTAACTCCAGACTGAGTTGGGTTTTTCTCATTTGGGCGAGATAATCACTCCGGCTTCTACTTCCTTACCCACCCCCAAGcctgtccctccccagcacccAACCAGGTTGGTGGTAGGGCGGGCCTGTGAGGCAGATGGCTGGGGTATTTATAACCTGGGAGCACTTCTTGGGGAAAGTGACTAAGATGCTAAGAGCATATTTATAGCTGGGTTCTGACGTAAGTGTCAGTGGGGAGGTAGGGCCAGGCCAGGCACAGCAGCAAGAGGGTAGGAAGAGCtgaaaattgggggcacctgatAGAGAGGGTCGGGGAGAAGTAGGGTCGGCTGCCACTTTGTTCTGCTTCCCTTGACCCTGTCTCTTGGCACCCACAGGTAAGCCCTCTGAGACACCAAGCATAGGCAGAATCTTCTTCGTAGTTCCATGTTCCAGACCCTAGGAGCAGAGGGCTGTCACTCTCATCATCCTCAACCAACAGAGAAGTTGCTGAGAGCCGGGGAGAGAACTGGACAGAGGGGTTTGAGTATGTTTTGACCCGGGGAGACAtgtagggaggagaggagagtctCAGAGTCTCATCTcactgtcccctctccccctccccaccacacagtGCCCTGGGTTTCTAGGAAGAGCCTGGCACCCGTCGCCAAGCTCCATTGCCACGTGTCAATATGACGAGGTCTAAAACCAAAGGTAGCAGCGACGTGGGGCCTGACGACAGCTTCTGCTCTCTGGcagtggagagaggggagagcacCGGACCAGCCTCTCTGTCTGCTgtaggagagacagagtccccaGAATGTGAGGTTGGGAAGCGTCTGCATCTCCCCACTTCTGAGAACAGCCCATTCCCTGGGAAGCTGGTCAACGCTAAGCCAGCTGCGGTCCAGTGGCGCCACACTGCCACATGGTGGACACCGGCGGTACTGAGGCCCAGCCCCCAAAGCACCACTTTTCTTCCCCTGGTGCCAGGTCTAGTAGTCCCTTGACAGCCCCCACTGGCTAAAGAGAGGGGAGATTAACCAAATGGAGTAGGGGCACATTTCCCAATCACACTTCTTGCTTTCTAGCTTCTTGAAGAAACCAGGGACACGGAGAGAAAGGCTAGCATGAAGTCAACCCTAAGTTGAAGGTGGAGGGGCCATGGCCCTTCCACTCAGTGAGGAAGCATGGTAAGGAGGGCTGGGATTGGAACTGAGGTTGCTGCAATCATCTTGCTTTGCTCTTAAAAGTCCTTAAAGCTCCCACTTCCTGTCCCCGCTCACAGAGGCCTGGCACCACTTCCAGGATGTCCTAAATTTAGGCAACTCTCACAGTCCCCTTAAAGAGAACCAGCAGCTGGGTATGGGCCCTCCCAAGTCCCATGCCCTTCTGCCAGCCTTGATGGACTCTGCCCTGCTCTAAGATTGCATCACCACCACCCGTACCTCTCTGGTTCCTCAGACATCGTAGCGACatgccctcccccccaacccccctccgtGCTCCAGCCCTCCTCCACGTTGTGCTCCAGTCCAACTGGACTCTGGGCGGCCAGCATAGGCAGGGTCAGGAGGTGACTTCCGTGCCCCGTGGCACTGCCACCTTGGCCTGGGCAGGAGGACTCCGCTCCTCTCCCACCCACAACCTCTCCTTGCTGTCCCAACCCCATTGCTAGAAATAGAGACCAGAGTTCTCCTTCTGGCCCAGAGACCCTGGAGAAATGACCATCAGAACTCACAGCTGTCTGATGAAAACTGTTGCAGCAGAGGTGGCCGGGCAAGCTAGAAAGACTAGAGGTATGGGGAAAATCGCCCTCCCCACCTAGCTCGTATGGAGTCCCTCCCCTGAGCCCCAGACCTTGGGGACTGAGCATGTGAAATCATTCTCTTTCTTGCATCATGCGTGTCCAcattgcccccccccacccccctaccccaccTCAAACTCAGTGACCAGGGCCAGATGGTGAAACCTgagctggggcggggtgggggggacctccaccccttcccctgcaGGGACCTGATGGGCAGCACAGCTGGCCAATCCTGGGGCTCAGAGGGTAGGTCTGCTGGCTGACCACTAGGTGAGGGAGCCCCAGGTTGCGGCTCTAAAGAGGCCCCCAGTCAGTAACCAGCCATGAGCTGTGAGGGTCAAACCCGCAGACTACGCTAAACTCAGCTACCCATAGGACCATCCACCTACTGCCTTCCTGAGTcccaggaaagagaagacaggtgGCTCTACCCTTGGCCAAGGGTAGGTGTGGCACCGCTGTCTGCCTCTGCTGCGCCCTCATTGGCCTCCACGCAATCAGATCAACAGAAGGAGCAACTGCCATCCAAGGCTCCTGACCCAACCCAGGGCCATTCACCAGGAGCATGGGGCTCCCTGATGGCCAGTGCCAGCTGGTGCTGCTGTGGGCACTGGTGTGGGCACAGGGGGCagggtctgtctgtccctcctgcgGAGGTCCCACACTGGCGCCCCAAGCAGAACGTGCTCTGGTCCTGGAGCTAGCCAAGCAGCAGATCTTGGAGGGGCTGCACCTGACCAGTCGTCCCAGAATAACTCACCCTCCACCCCAGGCAGCGCTGACCAGAGCCCTCCGGAGACTGCAGCCAGGAAGTGTGGCTCCAGTGAATGGGGAGGAGGTCATCAGCTTTGCTACCATCACAGGTgggtgagggagagagcaaggcagagagcagacagggagagggaggcggACGGGGAGACTGATGGAAAAGGCAGACGGCGCAGGGTGTGGGAGGAGAAGTTGGGGCGGGGACTGGCTGCGGAGGACGGGGGACCCAAGGCAGCCCCAGTTTCTTCTAAAGGTGGGTGCTAGGGAGAGCCGTGGGTAGGGCTTGCGGGGGTCTCCGAGGAGAGCTTTAGCTCTGCTCACATTCCTCCGTCCCTTCTCCATCTCCCTGGCAGAGCCTTCCACTTCCGCCTGCAGCTCCGTGCTCACCTTCCACCTGTCCACAGCTCAGTCCCGGCACCTGTACCACGCCCGCCTCTGGCTGCGTGTGCTCCCCACCTTTCCCGGCACTCTTTCCTTGAGGACCTTCAGGTGGAACCCAGGCAGGAGGCGCCGAGAGTCGCGCACCCTCCTGGCGGAGCACCAGATGACAACCCCAGGCTGGCACGCCCTGACTCTGCCCTCTAGTGGCTTGAGGGGTGAGGCGTCCGCTGTCCTGAAACTCCAGCTGGACTGCAGACTCCCAGGAGGCAACGCCACGGCTGCCCCACAGCGGCTCGTGGACACCGCGGGAGATGAGCGGCCCTTCCTGGAGCTTAAGATCTGGCCCAAGGGGCCTGGAGCAGGCCGCACCAGGAGGAGGACCCCCACCTGTGAGCCCGAGACCCCCTTATGTTGCAGGCGAGACCATTATGTAGACTTCCGGGAACTGGGATGGCGGGACTGGATCCTGCAGCCGGAGGGGTACCAGCTCAATTACTGCAGTGGACAGTGCCCCCCTCACCTGGCAGGCAGCCCGGGCATTGCTGCCTCCTTCCATTCTGCTGTCTTCAGCCTCCTCAAGGCCAACAACCCTTGGCCCTTGGGTACTTCCTGCTGTGTTCCTACTGCCCGAaggcccctctctctcctctacctCGACCGTGACGGCAATGTGGTCAAGACAGATGTGCCAGATATGGTGGTGGAGGCCTGCGGCTGCAGCTAGCAAGAGGACCTGGGGATTTGGAGTAAAGAGATCAGTTGGGGGTTCCCAGGCAAAGGGCATCTGTGGCTGGAGACATTAGATTCCTGATCCACAGCCCCACCCAATGGGTGGGGTGGCAGTATGACTGGGTTGACCCCTAGGGGACCTGAATGGGCACGTGCTCGTCCAGACTCTTGCCTATTCCAGGTTGATGTGTGGGGAGATGGGGAAGGTGTGTCCTCTAAAGGAATCTACCCAGAAAGCATGATTGCTTACTCTAACCCCTATGAAAAGATggcagaggtgagggagggacagagggagggaaggagaaggcagagaaaaattaCTTCGTTTTTCTCAAGAAGAGAAAGTCCTCAAGTgaggggaggaagaagcagaCCAAGATCCCAGCAGGCTTGGGACAGGGGAAACAGGCTGGCCGGTAAGAACTTTGGAAGAGCTCTAAGGGAGGGTCAAGAAAGAGATAGGCAAGGGGCTAAGAGGAGGTGTTTGGGAGAGCCCCAGAACTGGGAGTCAGGAGAGAGGGGTGCTGAGCCCAAGAagttccctgtttttttttccccagtgggGGACAGGACGCACTGGGGAGACAAATGTTTATACTTTCCTaataaaaatgaggggaaaaCCCAACAAGTATGAGTCATAAAGAAGGGCTGGGGTGATAGTCTAAAGGGATAGGTTTTCAAGGTAAGGTCTGGGGACCCCTGAAAGGTCCCTTGAGACCCTTTCAGGAGTGTTCACAAGGTCAAAACTACTTTTATAATAACACTaagatgttatttgccttttttattttcattttcttaaaagtatacggtggagttttccagaggctatgTGGCATGTGATTACATCATCTTTCTGACATCATTGTTAATGGGATG
This genomic window contains:
- the INHBC gene encoding inhibin beta C chain; this translates as MISSLLLAFLLLAPATAAIPRADSQCLACGGPALDLDRQRELLLDLAKRSILDKLRLSQRPTLSRPVSRAALRTVLQHLHGPPQGTLLEADREQEYDIISFADTGFSNINQTRLDFHFSSDRTASAMEIQQASIMFFVQLPPNTITLPLKLRILVPGSRDTNLTWATQQLLEVDASGWHRLFLGPEAQAAFSQGHLTLELVPEGQGAQSSVILGGAAHRPFVAAKVKVGGKHRLHRRGIDCQGGSRMCCRREFFVDFREIGWHDWIIQPEGYAMNFCTGQCPLHVAGMPGIAASFHTAVLNLLKANTAAGTAGGGSCCVPTARRPLSLLYYDRDSNIVKTDIPDMVVEACGCS
- the INHBE gene encoding inhibin beta E chain; protein product: MGLPDGQCQLVLLWALVWAQGAGSVCPSCGGPTLAPQAERALVLELAKQQILEGLHLTSRPRITHPPPQAALTRALRRLQPGSVAPVNGEEVISFATITEPSTSACSSVLTFHLSTAQSRHLYHARLWLRVLPTFPGTLSLRTFRWNPGRRRRESRTLLAEHQMTTPGWHALTLPSSGLRGEASAVLKLQLDCRLPGGNATAAPQRLVDTAGDERPFLELKIWPKGPGAGRTRRRTPTCEPETPLCCRRDHYVDFRELGWRDWILQPEGYQLNYCSGQCPPHLAGSPGIAASFHSAVFSLLKANNPWPLGTSCCVPTARRPLSLLYLDRDGNVVKTDVPDMVVEACGCS